The genome window TTCTTCAAAAATTAAGGCAGCACTTGAGGTTCTGTGTGCAATGTGTAAACCGCAGGCTTGTATTTCTGGAAATAGTTGCTTAGATGACCGAGTTGAAAGAAATGCTGGCTGTCCTGAAAATTCTTCTGATATTTGTGTGGTTGAACCATTTGAGGATGTTCCTAATAGACAGAACTTGGATGTGGAGACGTGTTCTAAGAATTCAAATAAGGTAGTTAGAGAAAAAGCAATAGTCTTTTCACAGTGGACAAGGATGCTGGACTTGCTTGAAGCATGCCTTAAAACTTCTTCCATTGAGTATAGAAGACTCGATGGAACAATGTCAGTTGTTGCTAGAGACAAAGCCGTCAAGGATTTTAACACCCTTCCGGAGGTTTGTGGAAATGATAGGATATCTTGATATAAGTttcaaagaaattttttagttttagtttttttctttttaacttgaTAGTTCTGAAGTTTGACCTGGTTTCTTGTAGGTGTCAGTTATGATTATGTCCTTGAAAGCAGCTAGTCTTGGTCTCAACATGGTTGCAGCTTGTCATGTTCTTCTTTTGGATCTTTGGTGGAATCCTACCACAGAAGATCAAGCAATTGATAGAGCACATCGTATTGGGCAGACTCGTCCTGTTACAGTTTTACGGTTGACTGTGAGAGATACTGTTGAAGATCGTATTTTGGCCCTTCAGGTACTTTCCTTctgttctttattttttctgttttatttgtaGTTTAGCTTTTCTAACCACTACAGTACAAGCTTGGATAAGCTGAAGTGCAAATGTATTAGACCAATGACCTTAGGTACTACTTGTACATTTTTCGTATGGAGTCATGGACTGGGGAAGAACTAGGTAGCATTTGTTGCTTGTAATGTATCTGAAGCTTCTTTGAGTTGTGCACTGCCATAATGGCATTGGCATTAGAGGAAATAACTTGGGCCAGTAGGGCTTTTCATCTTCATGTGCTTTTTAGTTGGGGAATATGTATTCCTGACAACCTGTAGTTCAGTATGTTTTTCTGAGTATCTATGATATATACATGGATGCCTGCTGTTTGTTACTACATCTTGGTATAGAAAAATTGGCTCGTCTCAGTAAAGCTGGGTGGACAGAAAAGACTATATTTACTTGCTCATTTTGGATCATAATGTTCTGTAGGGCAGTGTTTACATATTTGTTACTTTCATTGTTGGATTTTATATATTTGCTGATTTCTTTGTTGGATTgtacatatttctttggctcATGTTTAGAGAAACCAGACATTGAGAAGGAGATGAATGCATTGCATTATCTTATGGAATATATATTCTATTGTTTGGCTGATAACCTCATTTGTGCATTATCCCTTTGTGCAgcaaaagaagagagagatggtggCCTCTGCGTTTGGAGAGGATGAAACTGGTGGTCGCCAGACTCGTCTGACAGTAGAGGATCTGAAGTACCTGTTTATGATGTGATTAGAGAGTTTTTTTAGGTTGAGCAGATTTTGTTTTGCTAACACAAAAGGTATTGTCAATAGCTTTGTTTTTGGCATTGGCAGCAGCAGAATTGGTAGTTGAAGAAGATTATCTGACCATAGATCTAAAAGGAGTAGCATGGGGCTCTATCAACAAGAAGATTATGTTCATAGTCTGTATAGAATCACatgatcattttttttttcccaaattttttctcTAGAAATTTCTATTCTTTCCCTGCCCTCGTTTTCTCCATGATATTGTATAGGATGTGAGTAGGAAGTTTAAAGCAATTAAAGATGTGAAGTTCCAGTGAAGATTCtcgtcttttttttatttttatttttattttttataattgtacATGAGAGGGTATTTACCTCGGTTCGTttcataatattttctttttgtttagttATGATATACATAATACAAATGTTTGGTTGTGAAAATTTGCTTCTTCTCGTGATCAGTTAGTTCATATCCACGATTAATCCATGGTTTGTGTTGAGCAAATTGGTTTCATGGTCACTAATCACTAATGATGTACGTGCCTGGGTTTGCTGATTTTGGTGGGagcaatctctctctctgcctctcCAACTAACTAAACATAATTAAGCAAACTAGTCAAAACGCGCGAGGGTTTCAAACGCAACTTGCAAGACCATATGGTCAGCCACAATTTCCATAGGGGGGTGGTGCTAGTCGGCAAATAATACTCCATGTTCATCATCAGGACAATGCAGGACATGCTACAAACacaatttcatttcaatcaaacacaatttcatttcaatcaAACACAACTTCAATAGtgacaattgaaaataaaacacaaaaatagtTTTGATTTGAATCTCTGtgataattgaaaaatatgataTACCATTtcggaaaagaaaaaaaaaggtagtaATTTGATGTCATTcagctcctcctcctctggCATGGCATCTATGATTCAACCAAGAAAGAATATCAGCGCGAACAATATCAACATTTTGATCAGTCTCCCCAAACAGCAAGGAATGCATCATCCCTTCATAAATCTTGATCGTCTTATCCTCACTCTTGGCCTCTTCATACAATGCTCTGCTCACATTCGGATCAGTCACAACATCTGCGCTTCCATGCAACACAATGAACGGAAGACTTACATCGCCCAATCTCTGACTCACATACTCAGTCACTTTGAGCAACTCCACTACCGTCCCCAATCTCGGCTTTCCTCTGTACCTCATCGGATTCATATTCGCTatgatcttcttctcctccaccTTCACAGACTTGTACATGAGGTCCGCGGTGGGCACAATGGCCAAGCTGGGAAAGAATCTGGCCACGAACGTCAGAATTTGAGGAATTGGCCACCTGGGTTTCACCTTATCAGAAATTTTACACATGGGTGCCACCAAAATCGCACCTTGAAAAGCTTCCGGCTCCGCGAAGTGGATCAGAAGGCAAATGGCGCCGCCCATGGACTCGCCGTAGAGAAAACAGGGGACGTTTAGAAATTGGGGTTCTTGCTGCTTGACCAGGGTGAAGAAAGCGAGGCAGTCTTGGACCACGAGATGGACGTCGGGGACGAAGGCCCTGAGGCCGTGGGATTGGCCGTGGCCTTCGAGGTCGAGAGCGAAGCAGGCGAAACCCTGTTGGGCGAGGAAAATTGGGGTGGCTTGGAAGGTCCAGCTGATGTCGTTGCCGTAGCCGTGGACCATGAAGATGAGGCCACGTGGAGGGGAGAGGAGGGGCAGCCATTGCCGGGTGAAGAGTTTGAGGCCTCTGGGTGAGGTGTAGAAGGATTTGGAGGCTTTGATGCCTTGGAGATTGTAGTATTCTTGCTCTGGGGTGTTGCCCCAGTAGTGCAGAAGTTGAgtttgggtttggatttggggTTGGCCCGATTGGGTTTGGGTGGAGAGGAggctttcttcttccttcattcTGGGAAgtggttgttttgtttgctgtGCTTCAAGATTTGCGGCTCTCACTTAGAATTGGAAGAAGCTGATGACTCGACCAGATGGATGAAGGATGACTTTTTTGTTGTCTTGATGTTGATGTATTCGAGGTATGTTTGACTCGGTTCACCCAGGTTCTGTGACTCACTCAGATGCTCTCTTTTTTAATCACTAtactattttcctattttctgttttttgttttttggaagaatctttcttgtaaataataaataatgttatttttatttgaactataatatttaaaataaaataaaacaaaactactttatttttatttttatttgcaCTTTAGTCTATAGACACTATGATGATGTCCTTACTCCTTACTAAAAACAAATGTTAGTGGTTGGTTTGGTTAGGATAGGATCATAGGAGCATGTCAATCCTGACTCCCATGAGGATGTTTCTTAATAGGTTGTGGCCTCTGCCGCATGgctagatagatagatagatagatagatagagcTCTCTTTTCCGTAGCTTTAAATTGTTAGCTAGTGTATTGAATTtgtatacatacatacatttGGGAAAGTTTATCAACTAGCTTTTATTAGTGTAGTTGGGAAGAGATCCAacttggaaaaagaaaaaagaaactatcCTTTGCCCTACTAAGAATTAAGcaccaaaaagaaaggtaTTTTTCTACATTCTATCATCCTGTTAGGTTGAAATTCATCATCCATGAATAGAAGAAAGTAGATCAGATCAGAACCTCAGATTGCACTGTGCCTACTTGTGCAACACTTGCATTGCATGCAGCACCATTagtttattattatgcttttcCTATAATAGGATAGGACTCAGGAGGAGAGGTTTTGCTTTCagatgaagatgatggccaACTTCTTTGGTTTGTTTCTTCTCTCTGTAGCATCGGAAAACTACTACTTCCTGAACCATTTACACTCAACTGCATTTTGTTGGTCAAATACAATACTAGTTAGTTCTCTAtcattctctccctctccccaaCACCCGCCGAGAGCACAAATTCTTCAACAAATAAGGAAGAGAATTGACCCCAAACGGCTACTTACTGGGATATAATATTCAGCCTCAATTCCGCAAGGATATAACTTGTAAAACCTCTTacctagaaaaagaaaaaagaaacaaaagaaaagagaagaagaacgATAAAGGAAGTTAAAGAAAAAGCACAGTTCAAAGTGATTGGAGCAAGTTAAATAAAAAGCACACAGTTCAAAGTGATTGGCACTAAGGCAATGATGCTAGTattgaaaagggaaaaagggaaACGATAAGAATACAAAATAATTACTGCACTATGACCACGAGAACATTCTTAGAATGCTAAAAGGTAAGGCTGAAAATGAATACATGGAAGTTGTTTTGGATGATATGAGTCTCCCATAGATTCTGCATCTTTTAGGTCttagaaataataattttaaagcaTTTTCTCTGACACATTTGTACCTAACATCTGGGGTTATCCAAGTAGTTTGAGTATTGATGCCAATGTTAGGCAGGCTAATCCGAATTTCGACAATTCtattttgcttttgaaagTGGCACCGGGTCTTGCAAAAGAACTTTCAAAGTTCTCCCATTATATTGTCTGGTCTCTGGTCTGGTAAAATTATTAGAAGCTACAATCTAGTAGGCCCCTGATGGCATTTTGATTAAGAAACTGGAAGGGATTCACTAATAGGAGTAGGGCTTACGTATGCAAAAATTTCTTCTTAAGCTACTATGGAAATGGAGTAAAACAACAGTAAGAGCCGGATGAGACAACAGGAAAGTGACATAGCATGCAACTAATCCATTAATGTACATAACATCTGCATATTTTGTTCATCTCATCAACAGTTAATGTTTCAGTAAATTGGATGTCACTTGATTGCATGGCACCAGGATGATCATGGAGTTTAAGCAATCTTCTTAAGTAGAACCATCTCTTATCAAATCCCTGTATCATCATGCAGTTGATAATTCTCACACCAACCAACTAGAAAAGGTAatgttcttgtttcttttatgtAAATCTATTTCCATAGGTTCAAGTAGATGTCCtagaaaaagaatttgatgTAAGCAAGAATGACATGCGCTTGAATGGGAGGCCTATCAGAATCTACAATCTGGTCAATGAAGAGCTTTATGCAAAGTATACCCCATATGATACTGTGCCCTTTCGTGCTCCATAATACTCAGATATGAAGTGTAAGCTTTTTGTAGTGTAATGTGCCCTTTCCCCTAAAAAGAAGAGCACCAAAGTCTCCCACACCCCCATTAAGTGTAAGCTTTTTGTAGTGTGAACCGAAACACATGTGGGCAACACTAGATGAATAGATTAAACACAGTTTATGTTTAAGATATAGTATACATTATTCATCTAATGATAAATCATATGGTCAAAAGCTAGCTATAATAAATTCTAATGCACCCCTTCCTCCCTTCTAAGATATAGTCAACTCAGCTAGCTTCTGGATGAACAATGGTATAGGTCTCTCTGTAGAGACTTTAACTGCCCATGGTGCTCGATGACATCGTTTTTTATGGTTAAGAAAGATTCTAAATATGTTTACATGTAAATCACGTGAGATTGCCTTTTCTCCCTTCAACCAATAAGATTggatggttccttctctacaAGCAGGTAACACAAGGGCAATTGACAGATTATATTGGTTGCCTTATTGTAGTAGATGAGTGGCCTAAGCActtgttattttgtttattctttttgaAACATGTAATGTACTTTTTCTTAGTCTTTAGTGTATTTGATCGATCCATCGGGCATTTGTGCTTATAGAAGTCTCATTTAATTATCATGAATTCTTTACCTAAAGAATTtaacataaatatatgtaGATAGTCTCctatacttttttatatattatagctTCCAATAAAAGGGTACTAGAATTAAAGTAGTATAGAGGAGAGAGTGAAATTATAAGCAAGAATATAGTCTAGTGGTTGTTTTTTTCTATTAGTTGCAAGGCGAACAGGTGTATACTTATGTTATGAGATTGGTTGAATAGGCTTGCGTTAGTTGTCTGTTAGAGTGTAGATAATTCATTTCTACAGTACTACTACTAGTAGCCTCGACAGGTTTGCATTCTCCTATAGTCATTGGAGGTAGAAAGAAATCCTGTTTGCATTATCAATAATTAGTGCAGAAGATCTAGACAACTTAATAGACTATAAGTAAAATACTGGACAAGTTTCGGTAGTGCAGAATATCCTCTATATCACTTTGTGGGTTGTAGTGCGTTAAATTTGACACcaagttttttaatttgtaaagTTAATTTCAAACCTGTAGGTTGTTAATTGTTATCCGCAATTAGTGCGCTTTATCTCAACTTTGATCAGGTCGTTGATGTATATCACTTGTTACTTTACCTAACAGAGTCAGAAAGACAGAAAGAAGACACAGCAAGCTGGAGCCTTTATGCATTTGATGACTTGGTGATGATCGTCGGTAAAAAAGAGCAACACGTAAAGTATGAAGGGTTTCTCATTTATGAAAAGCTGGTGCCCCTTCTTTGTGTATATTGCTGGCAAAACTCATGAATTTTAGCACTGAATGCATATACACCGAATGTGCGCCTTAATATGTACATGTATTGATGCATGCTTTTTTGAGATATTAATTAGTTGGATGCTGATCAGTCTAATCCTCACGAGCATAACACAGATTTGCACTTCTCTTTATCTGCATTGACTAAACTCCTGCTTTGTGGCAATGAGACGCATAAAAAGGGAGACGAGGAAAATAGTTTCCGAAAGAAGTAGGTGGACATCTATTGGCCAATACAGATTAAGTTGGAGGTAGAGAGCCCAGAGGGATGTGGCAAATCCTTTGCCAGGGATATATTTTCTGGTGCCAAAAAAGATGACTCCCATGTGGGACTGGAAATAATATGCTTTTAGATAGAATAGAATTGTGCTTACAGTACTAATCTTCTGTCATATTAGCTAGATTTGTAGTAAAGATAAAACTGCCTGAAGCATCTCGAATCGTACTGAGTGAACCCTGCAAATTAGCAGTTCAGGCAACAACATATCTCAGAAGCAGATGGTGagaatttcaaaaattacaaattaaaatttgaattagattGCTAATTGAATAACTAAGAGATGATTTCCATctcatttttcaaataataaagtTGGAATCCAAGTCATTGTTCAACCCCACTAACTTAATTGGTTGTTTCTTTCATTCCTTTCACCACTTTGGCTTCATCAGATTCAAGAGTCATTACGCACAAGGTTCGCCACAAAACTCCATCTGTCTCCTTTGTGATGATGGGATTCTGAAGAGCAGTAGTTGccttttcctattttattttgaagaacACCACTAAGTTGGAATATATACCACAATGCCTTTTCCACTTTGTGATATAATCATTGACTAGCAAGAACATGATCTATCTGATATGTATTATGCACCAAGAGATTGCCACGAGCTCTGTCTTGGTTTATCCCTTTTCAATCATGAACATGAACATGTaccctttttttgttgctatTAGACTCTGTAACAGTAGATTCGACATCAAAACATTGTACCTTAGTTAAGGATAACGATTCCCCAGGTTTAGTTATTAATTACTTTGGTTTTCCACATGTCTGCTAATTAAGCGTAGCTAATActactggttttttttttctttgtagatTATTACTGCAGAAACTTTAACGATATTAATCAGTTCCTTCTATTTATGCTCTAATTCTTTATATTAGATGATCTTTTATGAATATGGAATTTTATCCAATCCAACTGCTGTCGCTAATTTGGTTCTtagcaaattaaaaaaaatatttaagtaCGTATTTATTGACCTTTTACTGGGTCGtttgttttcccttttgtGCTCTTGGATGTATTATATATGCTAGTTGCTGTGGAAGAGCTGACTACTAGTCTACTTCCACAATGTAAAGTTATTAGCACACCCcttttgaataattaaatGATAAATACAAATCCAAGAGGAATAGTCAAATTTACTTAATCAACATCATAAGACATTGATGGAATACCGATAGAGTTAATGTTATTGTCGATAATATAATATCCTATCATGCATTATAAGGTATACAATTTGAGCTCTCTTTAGTAATTCGTTGTCAATTAGTTTTGAGTTGGACTGTTCAATCCACACGTAACCAAAGCAAATATTACCATTCAGAGACTCTTTTAAGATCTTCCCATACTGGCTCAGATTTTATGATGCGGGGGATGATACTGGGGGTAGAAATATTACCATTCAGAGACTTTTAAGATCTTCCCATACTGGCTCAGATGTGGGGGATGATACTAGGAGTAGAAATATTACCATTCAGAGACTTTTATGATCTTCCCATACTGGCTCAGATTTTATGATGTGGGGGATGATACTAGGAGTAGAATCTAGACATCAGGTTTCTGAATCatagattttttgttttttctgagTACTCATTCAGTCATCACCAACCCACACTAGACAATGGAGGTACCACTTATCACACTTGCTCATGCATGAATAGCCTAGAAGCTGAGCTTGCGTAATTAACCCGAGTCAGATGCCAATGTCACATTTGTCATCTTCATAAAGTATTACATTGCCACGTAGGACTCTTCTTCCATatctactttttttctttctttgaatttcATACATCCTCGTATGGTTTAGTGGATGCTCTAGTATTAGTCCCCGTTGAGTATAAATAGACATGTTGGATTTGCTTATGTTTCATCCTTGTTTTGTGGTAGCTGTCTCCAGCTAGTAATATTGTTTGGTGTCTGTTTTTGTACTTCCCATCCAATATGAATTTTGTACCAAAAGCGACAGCTTTCTTCGTCTTGGCCCTTATTGCTCTGCAGTTTGTGGAGCCTGTTTTGGGTTCTAGAAAGAAACGGTCTAATAGTGAGAAATTGATCAACTTATTGGGGACTCAGGACCTTGTGACCAACTTGCCTGGCCAGCCTGCTGTAGACTTCAAGCACTATGCTGGCTATGTCACAGTGAACCAAACAAATGGAAGGGCTCTCTTTTACTGGTTTTATGAGGCTGCTACCAACCCAGATGCAAAACCTCTGGTGTTGTGGCTTAATGGAGGTGAGCACTGACGagcaatatatataaaactacATATATGGTCATAAATACGTGTAAATGTATGGTTCGTATTTGTCCATAAACATTGCAAGCCAGGACTTCCACCTTCCCTCTGCTAATGCCTCAATCATGGTTGTTTATGAACCTCACTGGGAGGTGATGTTTGGCTGGaaccaattaattaatttgattacaAGTTGTTGGGTTCTAAATCATCTTAGCAGGGAAAACTTTTCATCAGCTTCTTGCAATTATCTTTTTAGCCATCTAGATATATTCCATGCTGATATATAGGTATATATATCCATCTTTTGACCAAATCTGTATTTATCTATATACCAAACACATAATCATATATGCGTGGAAGAGGAAGCAAGCACAGGTTCCTTGATATCTTCATGTTTCCTTATCTTTAGACAGTGCGTCACCCAATATTTAAACAGTTTAGTTTCTGTTAATAAACAATTATAAAGCTTTTATTAGAGTATATGGGGGTTAATTATCCTATTGTACTTATTCTAGTGGAGGTCATCTTTTCGTCCTTTCCAACTCATCCAAAGAATTTTCTATGACACTTAATAATCCCCATTTGGCACTTTTGCTTCATGTTATCTGCTGAGGTGACAAGATGCTTTATGTTTCAGGTCCTGGGTGCTCTTCTGTGGGATATGGAGCTACCCAAGAGATTGGTCCATTCATAGTGGACACTGATGGACATGGAATTAGATTTAATAACTACTCATGGAATAAAGGTATTGGGTACTTGACTATCAAATCAGTTATGCAAACTTTGCTCTGCTTT of Prunus dulcis chromosome 4, ALMONDv2, whole genome shotgun sequence contains these proteins:
- the LOC117625532 gene encoding caffeoylshikimate esterase, whose protein sequence is MKEEESLLSTQTQSGQPQIQTQTQLLHYWGNTPEQEYYNLQGIKASKSFYTSPRGLKLFTRQWLPLLSPPRGLIFMVHGYGNDISWTFQATPIFLAQQGFACFALDLEGHGQSHGLRAFVPDVHLVVQDCLAFFTLVKQQEPQFLNVPCFLYGESMGGAICLLIHFAEPEAFQGAILVAPMCKISDKVKPRWPIPQILTFVARFFPSLAIVPTADLMYKSVKVEEKKIIANMNPMRYRGKPRLGTVVELLKVTEYVSQRLGDVSLPFIVLHGSADVVTDPNVSRALYEEAKSEDKTIKIYEGMMHSLLFGETDQNVDIVRADILSWLNHRCHARGGGAE